The Kitasatospora viridis DNA window TCGGACCGGGCAGCGCCCCACCGTCCAGCAGCCCGCTGGCCGTCAACCCGATGCGCACCCGGATGCCGGGCGTGCCCGGTGCGGCGACGGACGCCGCGCTGCCCGGCGGTGGTACCTCCGACGGCGGCGAGTGCGGGGCCAAGGGTTTCCACCACTTCGCACTGCCGGCCTCCCCGGAGCGCCCGATCGACCAGCCGGGCACCGTCGCGCACGGACCGCAGCTGGCGCTCGGCTCGTACGGGTTCGAGAAGGATTCGGCACAGGACACCGGGCACTTCGAGATCGGGCTGCTGCTCGCGGCGGGCCCGGCCGGGCGGTTGGCGCTGTCCGCGCCGCTCGGCCCGCAGGGCGTGGCCGTGGAGATCGAGGGCCCGGACGGCCTGGTCGGCGGTGCGTACGGCCTGCCGGTCACCGTGGACGACAGCATGCCCCGGACCCCGGCGGGCGGGATCGTGCTCGACAGCCGCGGCGACGGGGAGGCGCAGCTGGTGCTCCCGAGCCAGGCGATGTGCCCCGGCGTGGATCCCGAGGCGGTCGACCCGCTGCTCCTCGCGCCGGTCGACACCAGGAACACCGTCACCGGCCAGCCGCCCTACCGGCTCACCGTCTCCCTCTCCGACCCGGCGGTCGGCGCCTCGCGCCGCGCGGTCGGCTCGCCGGACACCGGGGACGTGCTGAGCGCCGACAACTCCGTGCCGCAGTAGCCGCACGCGCCGTCAGGAGCCCGCGACGGCGCGGCGCAGATGGTGCGTCAGGTCACCGGTGAGGGTGATCCGGACCTGGCGCGCGGCGAAGCGCCAGCGGCCGTCGGCGCGCTCGAAGCGGTCGTGGTAGCGGCCGGCCGCGACGGGTTGCAGCGGCAGCTCGGGCGGGACGGCCTGGAACACGGTGACGTAGGAGCGGGCGAGCGCCGTGCCGGCCGGTTCGTCCACCTCGACGGCGAGGTTGGTGGTGACGTGGTGGGTGCGCGGGGTGCCGTCGGGGTGGACGATCAGGGTGTCCCGGAACATCCGCTCGATCGCGTCGCGCCCGCGCACCGGCTCGCCGCTGCCGGTGAAGACGGCGTCGGCGAGCAGCAGGCCCAGGCC harbors:
- a CDS encoding nuclear transport factor 2 family protein — encoded protein: MPAPADPTSSHQQIANLIARYAELVDDGDFAGLGLLLADAVFTGSGEPVRGRDAIERMFRDTLIVHPDGTPRTHHVTTNLAVEVDEPAGTALARSYVTVFQAVPPELPLQPVAAGRYHDRFERADGRWRFAARQVRITLTGDLTHHLRRAVAGS